The DNA sequence TGCTCTCGATGCAATTGGCAAGCATGTCCGCCTGCTCGGCTACCGGGTCTGGCCGCCGCATCCGCTACGGCGCGGCCGCCTCTGGACCCTGCCGGTCAATTCAGCGGCGAAACGCTCGCTGATCCGGCTTCATCACACGCAGCTCGGGAGTATCCGCGATGATCCCGAAGGATTTCAAATCATGCCCCGCGAGCTCGACGCCTTTGCGCGCCCGCTGGAACGCTATGTGGCGTTGCGATGATCGTTGAGAGAAGTTCAGAAGCACCGTGAATCGATGGCGGACGATTCCCCTGCCCCTCGATCCGCGCTAAGACCCCCGGATGACTCCCGTGCTCAACGTCCACAGCTCGATCCTCGGCCAGCCCTGGCGCTGGCGCGGGCTGGCGGCGGATGCGCGCGATCCGGGATTCGCGCCCGATGACCTGGTGACTCAGCTGCTGCTCACCCGCGGCTGCGCGCGCGAGGAGCTGGAGGCGCATCGCGCGCCGAGCATCCGCGCCTTCATGCCCGACCCCTCGATCTTCCGCGACATGGACAAGGCGGCCGAGCGGCTGGCCGACGCGGTGCAGCGCGGCGAGGCGGTGACCGTGTTCGGCGACTATGACGTCGACGGCGCGACCTCGGCGGCATTGCTGATCCGGCTGCTGCGCGATCTCGGTCTCGATCCCCGCGCCTATATCCCCGACCGGCTGATGGAGGGCTATGGTCCCTCGGGCGAAGCGCTGGTGCGATTGAAGCGCGAAGGCGCGGACCTGATCATCACGGTCGATTGCGGCGCGATGGCGTTCGACGCACTGGCCGAGGCCAAGGCGGCCGGCGCCGAGGTGATCGTGGTCGATCACCACAAATGCGCCTCCGAGCTGCCGGTCGCATTGGCGCTGGTGAATCCGAATCGCCTCGACGAGGAGGAAGGCCGCGAGCACGGGCATCTCGCTGCTGTCGGCGTCGCCTGGCTGCTCGGGGCGGCTTTGGTGCGCGTGCTGCGCGGGCGCGGCTTCTTCGCGAGCCGCACGGAGCCCAAGCTGCTCGACCTGCTCGACATCGTCGCGCTGGGCACGGTGGCGGATGTGGCGGCGCTCAAGGGGCTCAACCGCGCTTTCGTGGCGCAGGGTCTCAAGGTGATGGCGCAGCGGCGTAACGTCGGCATGAACGCACTGATCGAGGCGAGCCGGCTGACGCGGGCACCGACCTGCTCCGACCTCGGCTTCGCGCTGGGGCCGCGGATCAATGCCGGCGGGCGCGTCGGCAAGTCGGACCTCGGCGTGCGGCTGCTGACGACGGAAGACGCCGACGAGGCGCGCGCGATCGCCGAGGAACTCAACCGCCTCAACGAGGAGCGCCGCGCGATCGAGGGCGAGGTGCAGCAATCGGCCGAGGCGATGTCAGCCAAGGGCGCGGTCGCAGTGGTCGCGGCGCGCGGCTGGCATCCCGGGGTGATCGGGATCGTCGCGGGACGCCTCAAGGAAAAGATCGGCCGGCCCGCGATCGTGATCGCGATCGGCGAGGACGGCATCGGCAAAGGCTCGGGCCGCTCGATCGCAGGGGTCGATCTCGGCGCGGCGATCCTGTCGGCGAAGGAGGCCGGGCTGCTGATCGCGGGCGGCGGGCATGCGATGGCGGCGGGCGTGACCGTGGCCGAGGGACAGATCGCTGCGTTCGCCGCCTTTCTGGAGACCAAGCTGGCCGAGAATGTCGCGCGCGCTTCGGGCGAACGCGCGCTGCTGCTCGACGCGGTGCTCGCGCCGGGCGGGGTCAATCCCGATCTGGTCAACGCGATGGAGGCCGGCGGCCCCTATGGCATGGGCTGGCCCGCGCCGCGCGTCGCGGCGGGGCCGGTGCGGATGATCAAGTGCGGCATCGTCGGCAACGGCCATGTCCGCGCGATCGTCGCGGGCGAGGACGGGCGCAGCATCAAATGCGTGGCGTTCCGCGCCGCCGAGACGCCGCTCGGCCTTGCCCTGCTCGGCGCGCCGCGCGACCGGCGGCTGTGGATCGCCGGCCGGGCCAAGATCGACGACTGGGGCGCGCGGCCCGCGGCGGAGATTCATGTCGAAGATGCCGCCTGGGCGGATTGAGGCGCTGGGAAATTGGAGAGGCCACCCGGCGGCTGTCGCCGCCGTCACCAGCTGGCAGGTCGGAGTTTGTTGAAACGCCACCCGGCGGCTGTTCGCCGCCGTCACCAGCGGCCGAAATCATGCCCCGCATGATTTCGAGTCTGCTGGTGACCCCTACGGAAGTGGTAAACTGCAGGTAAGTAATTGATATCGCAGACAAATGGCTTTTGCGGTGAGTATGATACCATCACACATACCATCAATTTTGCTGGACATTGTGCGATAGAATGGGGCGTTCACCTGCCGCCGCTGGTAAGTGAGGGGAGGGCACGACGCGCGGGCAAGATTGTCCACGGCAGGACTTGGGCCGTCAGCCGCCTGGCAGCTTTGAACCGACGAGCAAGCGATAGCGGACATCGCTGATCTGCTCAGCTGGACGACGGGATTTGGGCCGCTACCGGACCGGCGGCTTCCAGACGAGCAGACTGTTAAAGCGGACACGACCTTGCGAGGCGGCTATCCGCGATCCGTATCAACGAAGGTCATCGTCATCGGCGACCTGGAGAATCTCCACAGAGAGCATGGCCGATTTGAGATTGAATGCCATCGCTAGCACAGTGATCGACATTGCCAGGCGCCGACACCGTAGCGGTACTTTGCTATAGGATCTTCTATCTTGAGTCCGTGGTCAGCGCGAAGTTCTTGAGCTGCGGCGCGTTATCCCTCTCGACGAGGAAACAGTCCATCAGCAGCTTCTCGGGCTGGCCGGTGCTGCCGGTCTTGAGATAGCGGTCGGCGAGATCGATGGCGTATTGCGCCTGGCGCTGCGCCGGCTGGAGCACGGTCGCGCGCATCTTGCCGGCAAGGATCGCGTCGCGCGCGTCGTTCGAACCGTCGAAGCCGACCACCACCACATCGCGGCGCCCGGCGCTCTCCAGCGCCGCGATCGCGCCCAGCGCCATCGTGTCGTTCCCCGCGATCACGCCCTTGATCCCCGGATGCGCCTGCAGCACCGATTGGGTGACCGAGAAGGCCTGCGCCTGATCCCAGTTGGCGCTCTGGCGCGAGACCATCTTCATGCCGGGATATTGATCGAGCACGTCGTGATAGCCGCGCGAGCGGATTCTTGCGTTGGTATCCGATTCGCGTCCGACCAGTTCGAGATAGGCGCCGTTCTCGCCCAACGCCTCGACAAAGGCCTGCGCGCCCAGCGTCGCGCCCTGGTAATTGTTGGAGACGAGTTGCACTTCGGCGGCGCCGCGCGAGGAGATTTCTCGGTCGATCAGGAACACCGGCACGCCGGCGTTCTTCGCGCGCAGCACCGCCGCGACGCTGGCGTCGGCACCGGCATTATCGAGGATGATCGCGGCCGCGTTGCGCGCGATCGCATTGTCGATCAGTTCGCTCTGCTTGTAGGCGTCGTCGCCATGCGAGAATTTCAGTGTCTCATAGCCGAGCGCGCGGGCGCGCTCCTCGGCGCCGATCGCTTCTTGCCCGAAGAAGGGATTGTCGAGCGAGGGCGTGATGATGACGACCAGCTTCGACTGATTCGCCGACGGGATCGCCAGCAGCAACAATGCCGCAGCGGCCGCGACGAGCGCTCCCGCGATGAGGAAGGTCCGGGAGCGCCATTGGATCATGCGATGATTACCTCGATGCCGGCATCGGCGAACGCACGGCGGTCCGCGTCGCGGATGCCGTCGTCCGTGATGAGAACGTGGATATCGTCGATCCCGCCGAGCGATGAGAACGAAGTCTTCCCGATCTTGCTCGAGTCGGCGAGCAGATAGACGCGCGACGCGGCCTCGATCATCGCGCGCTTGACCGTGATGTCGGCGATCGCGGGATAGGTGAGCCCTGCTTCGAACGAGACCGCAGCAGTCGCGAGGAACAGCTTCTCGGCGAACAGGCCCTTGAAATAGTCCGCCGAGCGTTCGCCCGACAGCGACAGCGTCGGCGCCTTGAACTGGCCGCCTGGCATATGGACCGTGCAGGTCGGCATCGCCCCGAGCATCAGCGCGATGTTTAGTGCATTTGTGATCACCGTCAGATGCTCACGGCTGCTGAGATGCATCGCCACCTCTGTGGTGGTCGAGCCTGAATCGAGGATGATCGTCTCGCCGTCCTCGACCAGCGCCGCGGCAGCGCGGCCGATGCGGCGCTTCTGCTCCATGTTGACGAGGTGGTGCAGCGCCATCGCGCGTACCTGCTGGGGCACCGACTTGAGATAGGCGCCCCCATGCTCGCGGACGATATGTCCCTCCGCCTCGAGCCGTTCGAGATCCTGGCGCACCGTCACTTCGGAAACCGAGAAGGCCTCGGCGAGGTCGCGCACGCGCGCGCTGCCCTCCTCCTGGAGCCAGGCGAGCATCTTCATCCGTCGCGGTTCGGCGAGAAGCAAGGCACGGCGGCCCCGCGCCCTCGTTTCGGGGTGTTCCTTTGCGGCCGGACCTGAAGTTGCCGCCGGCGTTGTGCGGCCTTTGATTTTGCGCTGCTGCGCCATCTTGCTCCTCAATCCTTCGCGCCGGCAAGCCGGCTCTGAAGTTGATCGAGTATCACGGCCGCGACAATTACCGTACCTTTGATCACCATCTGCCAGAATTCACTGACGCCCATCATCACCATGCCGTCGCTCAACGTGCCGATGACGCACGCACCGATGATGGTCCCGCCGATTGTGCCGCGTCCGCCGGCGAGCGAGGCGCCGCCCAGCACCACCGCCGCGATTGCGCTGAGCTCGAAGGTCTCGCCGCTCGCCGGATGGGCGGAAACCAGGTCCGAGGCGACGAGCAGCCCGACCAGCGCGGCGCACATGCCAGAGATCACATAGACTGCCGTCTTCACCCGCCCCACACGCACCCCCGATAGCAGCGCCGCGCGCGCATTGCCTCCGACTGCGTAGACATGCCGCCCGAACGGCGTGCGCGAAGCGACCAGGGCTGCGGCTAGCGCGAGCACCAGCACGATCAGCACCGGCAGCGGCACGCCCAGCATGCGGCTGGCGCCCAGCATCGGAAATCCCTCATTCCCATAATCCGGGCTGCCCACCAGATTGGAGAAGGTCGTTCCATCCGACAGCAGCAGCGCGGCGCCGCGCGCGACATAGAGCATGCCCAGCGTGGCGATGAACGGCGCCACGCCGAAGCGCGTGACCAGCGTGCCATTGACCAGTCCGATCAGCCCGCCCAACACCACCACGATCAGGATCACCACGGGGATCGAGGGATAGATGACATAGCCCAGCGGCTCGATCACCAGGCCATTGAGGATCAGCGCGCCCGCGACCATGCCGGACAAACCCGCGATCGATCCCACCGACAGATCAATCCCGCCGGTCAGGATCACATAGCTCATCCCGATGCCCAGGATCGCGATGATCGCGATATGCTTGGCCATGATCAGCATGCTGCCGACCGACAGGAAATTGGGCGCCATCACCGAAAAGAAGGCGAACACCACGAGCAGTGCGATCAGTGCGCGCAGCTTGATCAGCAGCGCGGCAATGCCCGGCCCTTCGGCGCGGGGTCCGCTGAGCGCAGTGGAGGATGCCGTTGTCGCCATGATCGCCTTCAATGCTGGCCGTGCGCGGCCGTCATCGGCGACGCCTGGGAATGGGATTGGAAGATGCCGTTGGCGGCCTGCACCAGCATCGCCTGATCAGCCGCGTCGGCAGCGAAGTCTCCGGTTACCCGGCCACCGGCCATCACCACGATACGATCGGCGATGGTCAGCGCCTCGATCAGATCCGAGGTGGTGAAAGCGATCGCGATCCCCTCGGCGGAGAGCGCTCGCATCGTCTCGAACACCTCGGCGCGCGCGCCCACGTCGATCCCGCGGCTGGGCTCGTCGAGCAGGATCGCGGTAGGTTCGCGCATCAGGCAACGGCCGATCACCACCTTCTGCTGGCTGCCGCCCGAGAGCGCGCCGATCGGCGTCTCGCCCGAGGGCGCCTTGATCCCCAGCCGGCCCATCATCTGCGTGACCGCGCCCTTCTCGGCGGGGAGCGAGAGCAGGCCCAGCCGCGCCAGCCGGTCGAGGAACGACATGCTGAGGTTGCCGCCGACATGGAGATTGGGGAACAGCCCCTCACGCTGGCGATCCTCGGGGACGAGCAGCAGGCGACGCTCGATCCGCTCGGCGATCGACAGCCGGTCGATCCGTTCACCGCACAGCCGGATCACGCCTTCGCCCCCGCGCGCGCCATGGATATATTCGAACAGCTCGGTCCGTCCGGCGCCGAGCAGGCCATAGATCGCGACGATCTCGCCGCCGCGGAAGGTGAGCGACACATCGTCGACCAGTGGCGCGCCATCGGGGCGACGCACCGTCGCATGCTCGATCTCGAGCACGGTCGCGCCCGCTGAGGATATGGGTGGCCGCGGCGCCAACGCGCCTGCTTCGCCGAGCATCTGTTCGACGATCCACGGCACGGAAGCCTCATTCGCGGGCACGGAGGCAACCACCGCGCCATCGCGCATGACGGTGATGTGATCGCCGATCCGCATCAGCTCCTCGAGCCGGTGCGAAATATAGACGATACCGACGCCGTCGCGCTTGAGCTCCGCGATGACGTCGAACAGCACCGCCACCTCGCCCTCGCTCAATGCGGAGGTTGGCTCGTCGAGGATCAGTATGCGGGCGTCCTCGGCGAGGGCACGCGCGATCTCGACGATCTGCTGCTGGCCGATGCGAAGATCGCCGGCGCACGTATCCGGGTCGATGTTCGTGCCGAGCCGTGCCAGCACCTCGGCCGCGCGCTTGCGCTCCGCGGCCTTGTCGATCCGGACGCCGTTGACGATGCTCTGGCCGAGGAAGATGTTCTCGACGACCGAGAGGTTCGGGCAGAGGTTGAGCTCCTGGAAAACGATGCCGATGCCCCGGCGCGCCGCTTCGCGGACCGAAGCGAAGGAAACCGGAACACCGTCGAGCAGCAAGCGGCCGTGATCAGGCCGCTCGACGCCGGCGAGGATGCGCATCAGGGTCGACTTGCCCGCGCCATTCTCGCCGATCAGCACGTTGACCGCTCCAGCATGCACCGCGAAGTCGACGCCGCGCAGCGCACGGGTCGCGCCATAGGATTTGACCATGGCTTCGGCGCGGAGCGGAATCGGGGCGGCAGCCATGGCGCAGTCAGCTTACCGCGCCGATGCTGAGCGCGACCGGCGTCACCACCAGCGGCTCGTCGGGCGCGCGGACATTGACCACGCCGGTGAAGCGGATCGCCTGCCCCGGCCGCAGTTGCGCGATCCCAGGCCGCAGTGTCCGCAAGGCACGCGCGGTGAGCGCGCGGCCGACATCGGCGAAGGCGAGCTGGTTGGCGAAGTCGTTGAACGCGACGAAGGGGAGCGCGTCCCGGATCGCCGTGCCCGAAACCACCGGTCCGATCTGCAGCCGCACGGTACGCGCTGGTACGATCCCGGCCAACGTCACCTCGGCGCCACCGCGCCGCGAGGCGGCATCGACGCTGGACACCACGCCCGTCCCGCTGACGACGAAGGTCCATGCCGACCCTTCGCCGGCGCGTCGGCCCAATTCGACACCCGCACGCTCCAGATCGGCATCGATTGCCGGCACGAGCTTGTCGGCGGGGACTGCCCGCCGGTCGAGCGCGGGAATGGCCTTCGCCGCCCAGATCTCCTCAACATAGCGCGCGGCATCGAAATCGCCGCCGCGGCGCGCGCGCAGGGCGCGATCCTCTTCGATTGTCAGCACCTTGCAGCCGCCAAGCAGGGTCGCGCCGAGGAGTACGGCAAAAAAGGCCGTAAGATCGATGTGGCGCAGCGATGCGATGACCTTCAACTCCCCTCTCCGAGCGCCGCAGAAATTGACGCTTTAGCTTCGGTAATTTTCATTTTGTGTTGCGAGGATGCCCAGTGAATCTCGCCTTGTCAAACCGTCAAAACACAATTCTCGGGATTTCCTCTCGCGAATTAGCGAGATTTCTGCCACCCGAGGAGACCGCCGCTGCCGCGGAAAAACGAAAATAATCGAAGGATTCACTTGTGAGCGCGCCGGGTTCCCGATACATCGGAGTTCCACAGGAGGTTGAGCTTGTTACAGAATCCCATCGCCGGGCAGGGGAGCGGCGACGATTCCGCGATTGCGACGGTCCGCAGCCGCGCGAATTGGATGCGCCGGCGCAGTATCCACATGATTTTCGAGGCGGGGCAGGGCCACCCGGGCGGCGACATGTCCGCCACCGATGTGCTCGCGGCTCTCTATTTTGGCGTGATGCGCTACGATCCGGCCAATCCGCTCCATCCCGCGCGCGATCGCTTCGTGATGAGCAAGGGCCATTGCACCGGCGCGCTCTACACCGCGCTCGCCGGGGCGGGGTTCTTCCCCGAAGAGGAACTGTCGACTTATCTTCAGCCCAATTCGCGGCTGAACGGCCATCCCAACCGCATGTACCTGCCCGGGGTCGAGACCAACACCGGCCCGCTTGGACACGGGCTTCCGGTCGCGGTGGGCATCGCCATCGCCGGCCAGATTGACCGCGCTGACTATCGCGTCTTCGTCCTCACCGGCGATGGCGAGCTACAGGAGGGCAGCATGTGGGAAGCGGCGATGCTCGCCGGCCACCGCAAGCTCGACAAGCTCACCGTCATTGTTGACCGCAACCGGCTCCAGCAGGGCGCGCGTACCGAGGATACCAACGGGCTCGAGCCGCTCGGCGACAAATGGCGCGCCTTCGGCTGGGACGTGGTCGAGGTCGACGGTCATGACCATTCCGCGCTGCTCAGCACGCTCGGGGCCGCCGGCTGCGGCAAGCCGCGCTGCGTGATCGCCAACACCTTCAAGGGATATGGAATTTCCTTCATGCACGACCAGGCGAGCTGGCACCATGGCGTGCCTGACGCCGAGCAATATGCCCAGGCGATCGAGGAGCTGACGCTTTCGGAGGCGGAGGCGTGAGCGCTTCCGTCGCAGCTCCCGCCGGCATGTTCGACTGCCGCGATGCCTATGTGCGTACGGTTGAAGCGCTGGCCGCCAACGATCCGCGTATCGTGGCGGTGGTGAACGACAGCGTCGGGTCGAGCAAGCTCGGCAAGTTCCGCGAACGCTTTCCCGATCGGCTGGTGAACGTCGGCATCGCCGAACAGAACATGGTCGGCGTCGGCGCTGGCCTCGCCAATGGCGGCAAGATCCCGTTCGTCAGCGGCGCTTCCTGCTTCCTCACCGCGCGCGCGCTCGAGCAAATCAAGGCCGATGTCGCCTACAGCAATGCCAATGTGAAACTGTGCGGCATTTCCAGCGGCGTCGCTTATGGCGAGTTGGGCGCCACGCATCATTCGACCGAGGATATCGCCTGGTTGCGCGCAATGCGCGGCCTGACTGTGATCGTTCCTGCCGACCCTTCGGAGACTTCGGCAGCCATCCGCGCGGCGGCGGCATATGACGGCCCGGTGTTCATCCGCATCAGCCGCATGCCGGTGCCCGAACTCAAGCATGCCGCGCCGTTCGAGATCGGCAAGGCCGAGACGCTGCGCGACGGCGTCGACCTCACGATCATCGCGGCCGGCACGCTCGTATACCGCGCACTCGCCGCCGCCGAAGTGCTCGCAGCCGAAGGCATAGAGGCCCGCGTGGTCAACATGGCGACGATCGCGCCGCTCGACGAGGCTGCGGTGCTCGCTGCCGCCCGCGAGACCGGCGGGATCGTCACGGCCGAGGAGCATGTCGTTCGCGGCGGCCTGGGCGGCGCAGTTGCGGAGATCGTCGCGACCCGCCAACCCGTGCCGATGCGAATCCTGGGCTTTGACGGGTTCCAACCCACCGGCTCGGCCGAGTGGCTGATGGAGCGCGCCGGCTTGACCGCGGACGGGATCGCCAGCGCCGCACGGGATCTGATCGCGCAAAGGCGCGGTTGATGCCGTCTTCGGCGATCCTGGCGATCGACCAGGGAACGACCAATACCAAAGCGCTGCTGGTCGCGCAGGACGGTACGATCCTGTCGCGCGCGGCCCGGCCGATGACCCTCGCGCATCCGCGCCCTGGCTGGGTCGAGCAACCGGCGGATGACATTTGGACGAGCGTCGCCGGTGCGATCGCCGATCTTGTCGCCGAAAACCCCCATATTGCGGTCGAAGCGCTCGCGATCAGCAACCAGCGCGAGACGATCGTGCTGTGGGACGCAGCTACCGGGATTCCGCTCGCACCCGCGATCAGCTGGCAATGCCGTCGTTCGGCTGACCGCTGTGCAGCGCTACGTGCTGCGGGGCACGAGCCGTTATTGGTCGAGCGCACCGGATTGGGCATCGATCCGCTCTTCTCCGCCGCCAAGCTCGGCTGGCTGCTCGACTCCGTACCCGGGGGCCGTGCTCGCGCCGAAGCCGGCGAGCTTCGCGCCGGTACCGTGGATTCCTGGCTGCTCTGGAAGCTTACTGCCGGCGAAAGCCATGCGACCGATCATAGCAATGCGTCGCGCACCCAGCTGTTCAACCGGCACAGCCTCGACTGGGACGCCGGGCTCGCCGAGCTGTTCCGGATACCGCTTGCCCTCCTGCCGGCCGTCCGGGCTTCGGACAGCTTGTTCGGCACCGCCGCCGCGGGGGTGACCGCGCTGCCGGCCGGCGTGCCGATCCACGCGATTATGGGCGACTCGCACGCGGCCCTGTTCGGCCACGGCATCGATGCGCCGGGCACCGCGAAGGTGACGGTCGGCACGGGCTCCTCGATCATGATGCTCACCGATGCGCCCATCAGCTCGGCCAACGGGTTGTCAGGGACGATCGGCTGGAGTCGCGAGGTGGGCGGCGTCCGGCACGCGTTGGAGGGCAACATCACCGTTTCCGGGCAAGCCGCCGCGTTCGGCATGCGGCTGCTTGGGCTTGCCGACGAAACTGCTTTGTCGGCACTCGCCCAGAGCGTTCCCAATTCGGGCGGCGTGGTGTTCGTGCCGGCGCTCGCTGGTCTCGGCGCGCCATACTGGCAGCCCGACGCGCGCGGGCTGCTGACCGGTCTCACGCTAGCGACAACCCCCGCGCATATCGCGCGCGCGGTGTTCGAGGCGATCGCAATGCAGATCGTCGACGTCTGCCATGCGATGGAGGCCGACCTCGGCGCCGTGATGCCCGGTATCTCGGCTGACGGCGGCGCCACGCGAAACGACTTCCTGCTGCAGCTACTCGCCGACCTGCTCGACCGCCCGGTGACTCGCTGCTCCAGTCCGGAGCTGAGTGCGCTCGGTGCCGCGCGCATGGCCGCCGGGATGCCAGCTCGCGTGCCCGCCGCCGCGCTCGACGACGCAGTCACGTTCGTGCCAGCGATGGACGCTGCTCGACGCGAAGCGGTCCACGCGGATTGGCATGCGGCGGTGCGTCGGACGCTCGCGCAAGTTTGAGGGCGCGCAAGTTTGAGGGAAAGCGCGACGACCTGCGACCGTCCCCGCCGCAGCTGATTCAGGGCGTGACCGCGATCACCGCACGCCGATAGTTAGTCAGCGCCGGAGTGCCCGAATCGGTCACCTCGAGGATGACGTGATAGGCGACCGGCTCCTTGGGGATTGGCACGTTCTCGGCATTAACCTTGAAGGCCGGCGCCGAAAAGCTCGCCTCGGGGGTGTCTGCGCCGTCGATCTTAAGTGTTGGGACGAGGAACCCGGGTGCCGCGCTCGGCTCGGAATATTGCCACCAGCGGTAACTGAGCCGGTCGCCGTCGCGATCCTGCGTGCCCGCCGCGGAGAGCCGCACCGCCGATCCCGCCTTGACCGTCAGGCGGAGCGGCGCGCGCCCGGCCTGCTGGTTCAGCACAACATCGGGATTGTGGTTGGCGCGCTTCACGTCCGGAGAGAGCGTCCAGGCGATGCGCGCGGCGAAATCGTTCTGGAAGGCACGGCGCCAGCGATAGATGGTCGCCTGATTGCCCGACCAGCTCTTGCCCTCGGCATCGGTGAAGCGATCCTGCGCGTCGCCGCGATGGCCGCCGCCTTCGTAGGACGGGAGATAGCGGCCGCCCCAGCCGCCCCATTCGGGATGCTCGGGATCATTGAGGCCGTTGGCGATCAGGCCAAGGAACGACGGCGTGTCGCCTTCCATGATGAAGGCGTGCGGCGGGTACATCATCCCCAGGGGACCGCGGCGGATGTGCTGCGCGAGCCATTCGTTGGTCACCGTCTCGGCCGCGGGCCATTTGCCCGGCGCCATGAGGTCTCCCGAGATGCCGGTCCATGCCGCCATCCCATATTGGCCCCAGCCATGGACGCTGGCGATCCAGAAGAGCTCGGGAAAATTGCGCCGCGCCCAAGGGCCGGCGTCGTCCTGGTCGGAGATGGAATAGACGCGCAGCTTGGCGACGAACGCCTGCACCTGCTCGGGCGTGCGCGTCGCGCGGACGCTCCACAGCGCCTGGGCCAGATCCGCTGCGCCGCCCCAGACCGGGATGTAGACGGGACGCGGATCGGGCCGATCCACCACCTCGATGATCCGCCGCGAGGCAGCGGTATCCCTGCCTTCGCCCACGCCCGCCATGCCGTAGAGCGGCGAGCCTTCGAGGACCACAGCATGGAGCGCCGACGCATCCGGATAGCCCTCGGCGTGGCGCCGCAGGTTCGACAGTACCTTGGCATAAGCGTCGATCCGCTCGCGCAGCAGTTGCGGCTGGACGCGCTTGCGCTGCCAAGTCGAAGTGGTCGCGACAAGCCCCTCGACGTCGAACTGGTTGGCATAGAGCAGGAAGCGGACGAAGCTCTCGGAATCGTCGGGTTCGTTGCCGATATCGGTGAGCACGAGAACGCGGGATTTCTCGCTCGCCGCAGCCTGCGCGCTCCAACTCGTCGTGGCGAGCAGCGCCGCGCCCGCGAGTATCAGTTTCCGTCCCATCTGCTTCATGCGCTTGCTCATATTCGTCACCCTCTCTTCCGGGAGAAAATTACCCGCCGACGCTAGAACGTCGGCGGGCGAGTGGGGATGGATTGGTCAGAACTTGGTACGGATTCCGACCGATATCAGGCGGCCGAGCGTCGAGCCGTTCGCGAAGCCCGTGCCCGAGGTCCGGAAGGGTGGATCCTTATCGAACAGATTGTCGACGTTTAGCGTGAGCATCGCCGATTTCATCAGTGCGATCTTGCCCAGATCGAGGGCGAAGTAGAGGTC is a window from the Sphingomonas sp. BT-65 genome containing:
- a CDS encoding transketolase family protein, yielding MSASVAAPAGMFDCRDAYVRTVEALAANDPRIVAVVNDSVGSSKLGKFRERFPDRLVNVGIAEQNMVGVGAGLANGGKIPFVSGASCFLTARALEQIKADVAYSNANVKLCGISSGVAYGELGATHHSTEDIAWLRAMRGLTVIVPADPSETSAAIRAAAAYDGPVFIRISRMPVPELKHAAPFEIGKAETLRDGVDLTIIAAGTLVYRALAAAEVLAAEGIEARVVNMATIAPLDEAAVLAAARETGGIVTAEEHVVRGGLGGAVAEIVATRQPVPMRILGFDGFQPTGSAEWLMERAGLTADGIASAARDLIAQRRG
- a CDS encoding FGGY family carbohydrate kinase; this translates as MPSSAILAIDQGTTNTKALLVAQDGTILSRAARPMTLAHPRPGWVEQPADDIWTSVAGAIADLVAENPHIAVEALAISNQRETIVLWDAATGIPLAPAISWQCRRSADRCAALRAAGHEPLLVERTGLGIDPLFSAAKLGWLLDSVPGGRARAEAGELRAGTVDSWLLWKLTAGESHATDHSNASRTQLFNRHSLDWDAGLAELFRIPLALLPAVRASDSLFGTAAAGVTALPAGVPIHAIMGDSHAALFGHGIDAPGTAKVTVGTGSSIMMLTDAPISSANGLSGTIGWSREVGGVRHALEGNITVSGQAAAFGMRLLGLADETALSALAQSVPNSGGVVFVPALAGLGAPYWQPDARGLLTGLTLATTPAHIARAVFEAIAMQIVDVCHAMEADLGAVMPGISADGGATRNDFLLQLLADLLDRPVTRCSSPELSALGAARMAAGMPARVPAAALDDAVTFVPAMDAARREAVHADWHAAVRRTLAQV
- a CDS encoding DUF1593 domain-containing protein, whose protein sequence is MSKRMKQMGRKLILAGAALLATTSWSAQAAASEKSRVLVLTDIGNEPDDSESFVRFLLYANQFDVEGLVATTSTWQRKRVQPQLLRERIDAYAKVLSNLRRHAEGYPDASALHAVVLEGSPLYGMAGVGEGRDTAASRRIIEVVDRPDPRPVYIPVWGGAADLAQALWSVRATRTPEQVQAFVAKLRVYSISDQDDAGPWARRNFPELFWIASVHGWGQYGMAAWTGISGDLMAPGKWPAAETVTNEWLAQHIRRGPLGMMYPPHAFIMEGDTPSFLGLIANGLNDPEHPEWGGWGGRYLPSYEGGGHRGDAQDRFTDAEGKSWSGNQATIYRWRRAFQNDFAARIAWTLSPDVKRANHNPDVVLNQQAGRAPLRLTVKAGSAVRLSAAGTQDRDGDRLSYRWWQYSEPSAAPGFLVPTLKIDGADTPEASFSAPAFKVNAENVPIPKEPVAYHVILEVTDSGTPALTNYRRAVIAVTP